In Sporosarcina sp. PTS2304, a genomic segment contains:
- a CDS encoding polyprenyl synthetase family protein: MNEMLRTFMDEQIPLIESELTRQLAKADIPDVLHESMTYSVEAGGKRIRPLLLLAVLHDLNSTSADAFTVAASVEFIHTYSLIHDDLPCMDDDDFRRGKPTNHTVFGVDVATLAGDAMQTLAFQALADLRATDSSDALELVGLLAKASGAQGMVKGQVLDMKGEQQLLPLEELEEVHIHKTGALLSYCIEAGAVLAHATEEQRTQLRRFSKNIGLAFQIQDDILDVTATTEQLGKPANSDTTSGKSTYPSLLGIDGARAQLTMRHEEALDALQSIGLENSVLRSLADYIIERNM; this comes from the coding sequence ATGAATGAAATGTTACGTACATTTATGGATGAGCAAATTCCGCTCATTGAAAGCGAATTGACCCGTCAATTAGCAAAAGCGGATATTCCCGATGTGTTGCATGAATCGATGACGTACTCCGTGGAAGCTGGTGGCAAACGGATTAGACCATTGCTGTTGCTTGCAGTATTACATGACTTAAATTCAACGTCGGCTGATGCTTTCACCGTAGCAGCGTCAGTAGAATTTATACATACGTACTCATTGATCCATGACGATTTACCATGCATGGATGATGATGATTTCAGAAGAGGAAAGCCTACAAATCATACCGTCTTTGGTGTGGATGTAGCGACACTTGCGGGAGATGCGATGCAAACGTTAGCTTTTCAAGCGCTTGCTGACTTGCGCGCAACCGACTCATCGGATGCATTGGAATTAGTCGGCCTGTTAGCGAAAGCTTCTGGCGCTCAAGGTATGGTAAAGGGTCAAGTGCTGGATATGAAAGGTGAACAACAACTACTGCCGTTAGAAGAATTAGAAGAAGTACATATTCACAAAACAGGTGCGCTGTTGTCGTATTGTATCGAGGCGGGCGCTGTATTAGCACATGCGACCGAAGAACAACGCACGCAATTACGACGTTTTTCGAAAAATATCGGCTTAGCTTTCCAAATTCAAGACGATATTTTAGACGTAACGGCAACGACAGAACAATTAGGGAAACCTGCAAACAGTGATACGACGAGCGGAAAGTCCACATATCCTTCCCTTTTAGGCATCGACGGAGCGCGTGCGCAATTAACTATGCGCCATGAAGAAGCGCTCGACGCATTACAGAGTATCGGTTTAGAAAATTCTGTTTTACGCTCGTTAGCGGATTACATTATCGAACGAAATATGTAA
- the folD gene encoding bifunctional methylenetetrahydrofolate dehydrogenase/methenyltetrahydrofolate cyclohydrolase FolD, with translation MSSKIIDGKAIGQEIRNELKEQVAALVEQGYQPGLAVILVGENPASQTYVKNKEKSSIEAGMKSELIKLPDTVSEEDLLHEVEKLNEDDTIDGILVQLPLPKHIDENKVIRAISPEKDVDGFHPMNVGKMLIGQQTFLPCTPYGIMQLLERSGVEIAGKHAVIIGRSNIVGKPMGQLLLQKDATVTYCHSRTSDLKKFTKQADILIVAIGMAKFITSEHIKEGAVVIDVGMNRDEHGKLCGDVDFDSAKQQASAITPVPGGVGPMTITMLLKNTVESAENKLKARANNE, from the coding sequence ATGTCTAGTAAAATCATTGATGGAAAAGCAATTGGACAAGAAATCCGAAATGAACTGAAAGAACAGGTGGCTGCGTTAGTCGAACAAGGCTATCAACCAGGGCTGGCAGTTATTTTAGTTGGGGAAAATCCAGCATCTCAAACGTATGTAAAGAATAAAGAAAAATCTAGTATCGAAGCAGGGATGAAGTCTGAACTAATCAAGCTTCCGGATACAGTGTCTGAAGAAGATTTATTGCATGAAGTGGAAAAGTTGAACGAGGACGACACGATCGACGGCATTTTAGTACAGCTGCCATTGCCTAAACATATCGACGAAAACAAAGTCATCCGTGCGATTAGCCCGGAAAAAGACGTGGACGGATTCCACCCGATGAACGTCGGGAAAATGTTGATTGGTCAGCAAACTTTCCTTCCTTGTACGCCATACGGCATCATGCAGTTGCTAGAACGTTCTGGTGTCGAGATTGCGGGCAAGCATGCGGTCATTATCGGACGCAGTAATATTGTCGGAAAACCGATGGGTCAATTGTTGCTGCAAAAAGATGCAACGGTGACGTATTGCCACTCCCGGACGAGTGATTTAAAGAAATTCACGAAGCAAGCAGATATTTTAATCGTTGCGATCGGAATGGCTAAATTCATTACAAGCGAACATATTAAAGAAGGTGCTGTTGTCATTGATGTCGGAATGAACCGTGATGAACATGGCAAACTATGTGGAGATGTAGACTTTGACTCCGCTAAGCAACAAGCTAGCGCCATCACACCAGTGCCCGGCGGTGTTGGTCCGATGACGATTACGATGCTGTTGAAAAACACTGTCGAAAGTGCAGAGAATAAACTAAAAGCGCGTGCAAACAACGAATAA
- the accB gene encoding acetyl-CoA carboxylase biotin carboxyl carrier protein — protein MLKIQEIREIIKLIDQSSIQKFTFEADGGKIKLEKNAGSVVAEATPAPVAAPAPVAAPAPAPVAAPTPAPVAEEAPVKEVEEDASLHKITSPMVGTYYQASSPDAAAYVKKGDKVTAESIVCIVEAMKLFNEIEAEVSGEIVEILVQDGQLVEYGQPLFLVREN, from the coding sequence ATGTTAAAAATTCAAGAAATTCGCGAAATCATCAAACTTATTGACCAGTCATCCATTCAAAAGTTTACTTTTGAAGCAGACGGCGGAAAGATTAAATTAGAAAAGAATGCAGGTTCAGTAGTTGCAGAAGCGACGCCAGCACCAGTTGCGGCTCCAGCACCAGTAGCAGCACCAGCTCCAGCACCAGTAGCAGCACCGACACCAGCGCCAGTGGCAGAAGAAGCTCCAGTAAAAGAAGTGGAAGAAGATGCTTCATTGCACAAGATCACTTCACCAATGGTTGGTACATACTACCAAGCATCATCACCAGATGCAGCGGCTTACGTTAAAAAAGGTGATAAAGTAACTGCTGAATCGATCGTTTGTATTGTAGAAGCAATGAAATTATTTAATGAAATCGAAGCAGAAGTATCCGGAGAAATCGTTGAAATTTTAGTACAAGACGGTCAACTTGTGGAATACGGACAACCTTTATTCCTCGTACGAGAGAACTAA
- the nusB gene encoding transcription antitermination factor NusB translates to MKRREAREKAIQTLFQLDNSELSVDEAIGYIVDGPLDSFYEQLVRGTAEHVAEIDNELANKLENWSIDRLPKIERTVLRLAVYELLYNEEVPNRVILNEAIELCKTFGDEKSGRFVNGVLSKFH, encoded by the coding sequence ATGAAACGACGAGAAGCACGAGAAAAGGCAATTCAAACGCTGTTTCAGCTAGATAATAGCGAACTATCAGTAGACGAAGCGATCGGTTATATAGTCGATGGCCCGTTGGATTCATTTTATGAACAACTAGTACGCGGCACAGCAGAACACGTAGCGGAAATCGACAACGAACTTGCGAATAAATTAGAAAACTGGTCGATTGATCGACTTCCGAAAATCGAACGCACTGTACTGCGTTTGGCGGTATATGAACTACTGTACAATGAAGAAGTACCGAATCGAGTCATCTTGAACGAAGCGATCGAATTATGTAAAACATTCGGTGACGAGAAGTCGGGCCGATTCGTCAATGGAGTATTATCTAAATTCCATTAA
- the xseA gene encoding exodeoxyribonuclease VII large subunit has protein sequence MSNQTFLTVQALTKYVKRKFDADPHLRNVYVKGELSNVKLHPTGHIYFTLKDDKTRIQAAMFRGRSSSLHFKPENGMNVLITGDVTVYEAAGSYQLYVQTMEPDGIGALYLAFEQLKKKLQQEGLFETRWKQPIPQIPRRIGIITAESGAALRDMYSTINRRFPMAEMLLFPALVQGKGAAPSIVKAIEQANRTAEVDVLLVGRGGGSIEDLWAFNEEDVARAIFSSRIPIISAVGHETDTTIADYVADLRAPTPTAAAEMAVPNQLQLIQHLKNQQRSIFLAAQTVVRQLNKRLETAQSAYPLQYPDRLYRPFIEKLDYLEERLRRSSASMIQEKRQQFDRLYAGFQYYTPIRRIQLEQQQTQQLELRLQLAAEQTMKSKQQRFVSLLRMMQALNPLQVMERGFSIGYQEGEVVKSIEDVAIGKELTIQVTDGTIETIVETIIPKEVK, from the coding sequence ATGTCCAATCAAACTTTTTTAACCGTTCAAGCGCTAACTAAATATGTCAAACGGAAATTCGATGCCGACCCACATTTGCGCAATGTCTATGTGAAAGGCGAATTGTCGAACGTGAAACTTCATCCGACAGGGCATATTTACTTTACATTAAAAGACGATAAAACAAGAATCCAAGCAGCTATGTTCAGAGGGCGCTCCAGTAGTTTGCATTTTAAGCCGGAAAATGGCATGAATGTATTGATTACGGGAGATGTGACGGTCTATGAAGCGGCAGGCTCCTATCAATTGTACGTACAGACAATGGAACCGGACGGCATAGGTGCACTCTATCTAGCCTTTGAACAGTTGAAAAAGAAGTTACAGCAAGAAGGACTTTTTGAAACGAGATGGAAGCAACCGATTCCGCAAATCCCTCGACGGATCGGGATCATTACGGCCGAATCTGGTGCAGCTTTACGTGATATGTATTCGACCATCAACCGCCGTTTTCCGATGGCGGAGATGTTACTGTTTCCTGCGCTCGTGCAAGGAAAAGGGGCAGCGCCTTCGATTGTGAAAGCGATTGAACAAGCGAACCGCACGGCAGAGGTTGACGTCCTATTAGTCGGACGCGGCGGCGGGTCGATTGAAGATTTATGGGCATTTAATGAAGAAGACGTCGCTCGGGCGATATTTTCAAGCAGAATTCCTATTATTAGTGCGGTCGGTCACGAAACGGATACGACGATCGCTGACTATGTAGCGGACTTACGTGCCCCGACACCTACTGCAGCTGCTGAGATGGCGGTTCCAAATCAACTGCAATTAATTCAGCATTTGAAAAATCAGCAACGGTCGATTTTTTTAGCTGCGCAGACAGTCGTTCGACAATTGAATAAACGTTTAGAAACTGCACAGTCTGCTTATCCTTTGCAATATCCAGACCGTCTTTACCGACCGTTTATCGAGAAGCTAGACTATTTAGAAGAGCGGTTACGTCGCAGCAGTGCGAGCATGATTCAAGAAAAACGCCAGCAATTTGACCGATTGTATGCAGGATTCCAATACTATACGCCGATTCGTCGGATACAATTGGAGCAACAGCAGACGCAACAATTGGAGCTACGTTTACAGCTTGCAGCGGAGCAGACGATGAAGTCAAAGCAACAACGATTCGTGTCATTACTGCGTATGATGCAGGCGCTCAATCCGCTTCAAGTAATGGAAAGAGGATTTTCTATAGGCTATCAGGAAGGTGAAGTTGTGAAATCAATCGAAGACGTGGCGATTGGTAAAGAACTGACGATTCAAGTAACAGATGGAACGATTGAAACTATAGTCGAAACGATTATTCCTAAGGAGGTCAAGTGA
- the xseB gene encoding exodeoxyribonuclease VII small subunit: MAEEKELQFEQAMHQLEEIVQKLEAGDAPLDDTITLYKRGMELSAHCQKKLQHAEKQLIRMIDQEGNETPFDPTAGETNE, translated from the coding sequence ATGGCTGAAGAAAAAGAATTGCAATTTGAACAAGCGATGCATCAACTAGAGGAAATCGTGCAGAAATTGGAAGCAGGGGACGCGCCGTTAGATGATACAATCACTTTATACAAGCGCGGAATGGAGCTTTCAGCGCATTGCCAAAAGAAATTACAACACGCAGAAAAACAATTGATTCGAATGATCGACCAAGAAGGTAATGAAACTCCATTTGACCCGACAGCAGGTGAGACGAATGAATGA
- a CDS encoding Asp23/Gls24 family envelope stress response protein, with the protein MATKTYPSFVGMTPSGDVALGRIQLAPEVLEVIVGIATTEVEGVVATQGNFATGVAEKLGRVMYGKGVKMEWADEGLKIDVYCIVEYGHSIPAVAAEIQREIRQAIFHMTSLATHEVNVHVTGIRFDE; encoded by the coding sequence ATGGCTACTAAAACATATCCATCATTTGTCGGGATGACACCATCTGGTGATGTTGCACTCGGTCGTATCCAACTTGCACCTGAAGTATTAGAAGTCATCGTCGGCATTGCTACGACTGAGGTCGAGGGCGTTGTTGCTACTCAAGGTAATTTTGCGACGGGTGTTGCGGAGAAGCTGGGTAGGGTGATGTACGGTAAGGGCGTGAAGATGGAGTGGGCAGATGAGGGTTTGAAGATTGATGTGTATTGCATTGTCGAGTATGGCCATTCGATTCCTGCGGTTGCGGCGGAGATTCAACGAGAGATTCGTCAGGCGATTTTCCATATGACTTCGCTTGCTACGCATGAGGTGAATGTGCATGTTACGGGGATTCGGTTTGATGAGTGA
- the accC gene encoding acetyl-CoA carboxylase biotin carboxylase subunit: MKKVLIANRGEIAVRIIRACKELGIKTVAVYSEADAEALHVQLADEAYCIGPRLSTDSYLNFSNVISVAKATDCDGIHPGYGFLAENASFAELCEEVNIEFIGPTSDAISKMGTKDVARNTMQAAGVPIVPGSDGLVDNAEHGLEIAKGIGFPVIIKATAGGGGKGIRVARDEDELVKGINITQKEAAAAFGNPGVYLEKYIEVFRHVEVQVLADKFGNTIHLGERDCSIQRRMQKLVEEAPSPALTPELRAEMGEAAVKAAKAVNYRGAGTVEFIFDHMNQKFYFMEMNTRIQVEHTITEMITGVDLVQQQLLIASDEKLALTQEDITLNGWSIECRINAENAEKNFMPSPGKVTMYLPPGGFGVRVDSGVYPGYTIPPFYDSMVAKLIVHGDSREQAVARMKRALDEFVVEGVHTTIPFHSNLMDHEVFKSGDFDTKFLEKYDVMK, encoded by the coding sequence ATGAAAAAAGTATTAATTGCAAACCGTGGGGAGATTGCTGTTCGGATCATCCGGGCGTGTAAAGAACTAGGAATTAAAACAGTCGCTGTTTATTCTGAAGCGGATGCTGAAGCATTACATGTTCAATTAGCAGATGAAGCATACTGTATTGGACCTCGTTTATCGACGGATAGTTATTTAAACTTCTCAAACGTAATTAGCGTAGCGAAAGCAACAGATTGTGATGGAATCCATCCTGGTTATGGTTTCTTGGCAGAGAATGCTAGCTTTGCTGAACTATGTGAAGAAGTAAACATTGAATTTATCGGACCTACTTCGGATGCGATTTCAAAGATGGGTACGAAAGATGTAGCGCGTAATACGATGCAAGCAGCTGGCGTTCCGATTGTTCCAGGTTCTGATGGATTAGTGGACAATGCAGAACATGGTCTTGAAATTGCGAAAGGTATCGGTTTCCCGGTAATCATCAAAGCAACAGCTGGTGGTGGCGGTAAAGGGATCCGTGTCGCACGTGATGAGGACGAGCTAGTAAAAGGGATCAATATTACACAAAAAGAAGCGGCTGCGGCATTCGGTAATCCGGGTGTGTATCTGGAAAAATATATCGAAGTCTTCCGTCACGTGGAAGTTCAAGTACTTGCGGATAAATTCGGCAACACGATTCATTTAGGTGAGCGTGATTGTTCAATCCAGCGCCGTATGCAAAAGTTAGTGGAAGAAGCGCCGTCTCCAGCACTGACACCTGAACTTCGCGCAGAAATGGGTGAAGCCGCTGTCAAAGCAGCAAAAGCTGTAAATTATCGTGGAGCAGGTACGGTTGAATTTATTTTCGACCATATGAATCAGAAGTTCTATTTCATGGAAATGAATACGAGAATCCAAGTAGAGCACACGATTACAGAAATGATTACAGGCGTTGATTTAGTTCAGCAACAATTGCTTATCGCTTCTGATGAAAAACTGGCACTGACACAAGAAGATATTACATTAAATGGATGGTCTATTGAATGTCGAATTAACGCTGAAAATGCGGAGAAAAACTTCATGCCTTCTCCAGGAAAAGTAACAATGTACTTACCACCGGGTGGTTTTGGCGTACGTGTCGACTCTGGAGTATATCCTGGCTATACGATTCCACCGTTTTACGACTCTATGGTCGCAAAGCTAATTGTTCACGGCGATTCACGTGAGCAAGCGGTCGCTCGGATGAAACGCGCGCTCGATGAATTTGTCGTAGAAGGCGTTCATACAACGATTCCATTCCATTCTAATTTGATGGATCACGAAGTGTTCAAGTCCGGTGATTTTGATACGAAGTTCTTGGAGAAATATGACGTTATGAAGTAA
- the dxs gene encoding 1-deoxy-D-xylulose-5-phosphate synthase: MDLTTITNPSFITELDKDQLLELAQDIRHFLIENLSVTGGHIGPNLGVVELTIALHRTFDSPTDKILWDVGHQSYVHKILTGRAGEFDSLRTYKGLSGFPKMAESEHDVWETGHSSTSLSAAMGMAVARDIKKEKSYVIPVIGDGALTGGMALEALNHIGHEKTDITVILNDNEMSIAPNVGALHSILGKLRTAGKYNNVKDELEFLLRKIPAVGGRVATAAERVKDSLKYLVVNGVFFEELGFTYLGPIDGHDFVELERSLQYAKKMEGPVLLHVITKKGKGYSPAEMDKIGTWHGTGPYKIETGDFVKSPTKGPAWSALVSETVRKLAREDRRIVAITPAMPVGSKLESFAAEFPDRFFDVGIAEQHATTMAAGLAATGMKPFLAIYSTFLQRSYDQMLHDIARQKLNVFIGIDRSGLVGADGETHHGIYDIAFLRHMPNVVIMMPKDENEGQHMVKTAMEYSEGPIALRFPRGNGYGVPMDEELHTIPIGTWEVLKEGSDATILTFGTTIPMAFAAAEQMKKQGKDVSIVNARFIKPLDTDLLDELFVAGKPIITIEEAVLAGGFGSAVLEYAEQVHHQSSIIERIGIPDKFVEHGSVDELLKEIHMTPDYVTDVTMAAITQAAERETV; the protein is encoded by the coding sequence ATGGATCTTACAACGATTACGAATCCATCTTTTATAACAGAGCTCGATAAGGACCAGTTACTGGAATTGGCGCAAGATATTCGTCACTTTCTTATTGAAAATTTATCCGTAACGGGTGGTCATATCGGCCCGAATCTAGGTGTCGTCGAGTTAACCATTGCATTGCATCGGACATTTGATAGTCCGACTGATAAAATTTTATGGGACGTCGGACATCAATCCTATGTTCATAAAATTTTGACAGGTCGTGCAGGCGAATTCGATTCACTTAGAACATATAAAGGATTAAGTGGATTCCCGAAAATGGCAGAAAGCGAACATGATGTGTGGGAGACTGGACATAGTTCCACTTCTTTATCGGCGGCGATGGGTATGGCGGTTGCGCGTGATATAAAAAAAGAAAAAAGTTATGTCATTCCCGTGATCGGCGATGGTGCGCTGACAGGTGGAATGGCGCTTGAAGCGTTAAATCATATCGGTCATGAAAAAACAGATATTACGGTTATTTTGAATGATAATGAAATGTCTATTGCGCCAAACGTCGGTGCGCTACATTCCATCCTTGGAAAATTACGTACGGCTGGCAAATACAATAACGTAAAAGATGAACTGGAGTTTTTATTGCGTAAAATTCCTGCAGTGGGCGGTAGAGTCGCCACAGCTGCTGAACGTGTAAAAGACAGTTTGAAATATTTAGTCGTCAATGGGGTGTTTTTCGAAGAACTCGGATTTACGTATTTGGGTCCGATTGACGGGCATGACTTTGTCGAATTGGAACGTTCTCTTCAGTATGCGAAGAAAATGGAAGGTCCGGTTTTACTTCACGTCATTACGAAAAAAGGGAAAGGTTATAGCCCCGCTGAAATGGATAAGATCGGTACGTGGCACGGAACAGGCCCTTACAAGATCGAGACGGGAGATTTCGTTAAATCCCCGACTAAAGGTCCAGCTTGGAGTGCGTTAGTTTCTGAAACAGTTCGCAAGTTGGCACGCGAAGATCGTCGGATCGTTGCGATCACGCCTGCGATGCCTGTCGGTTCTAAGTTGGAATCATTTGCGGCGGAGTTTCCTGATCGATTCTTCGACGTTGGGATTGCTGAACAGCATGCGACCACGATGGCTGCTGGACTCGCGGCGACAGGAATGAAACCGTTCCTTGCGATTTATTCTACATTCCTTCAGCGTTCGTACGACCAAATGTTGCATGATATTGCACGTCAAAAGTTGAATGTCTTCATCGGAATCGACCGTTCTGGCTTAGTCGGTGCGGATGGCGAGACACATCACGGGATTTACGATATTGCGTTTTTACGTCATATGCCGAATGTAGTCATTATGATGCCGAAAGATGAAAATGAGGGTCAACATATGGTGAAAACAGCGATGGAGTATTCAGAAGGTCCGATTGCTTTACGTTTCCCTAGAGGTAACGGCTATGGGGTGCCGATGGATGAAGAACTTCATACGATTCCGATCGGGACGTGGGAAGTGTTGAAAGAAGGTAGTGATGCGACGATTTTGACATTCGGAACGACAATCCCTATGGCATTTGCAGCAGCAGAGCAGATGAAAAAGCAAGGGAAAGATGTCTCGATCGTCAACGCACGTTTCATCAAGCCGCTCGATACCGATTTATTGGACGAATTATTTGTTGCGGGTAAGCCGATCATTACAATTGAAGAAGCGGTTCTTGCGGGCGGTTTCGGTAGCGCGGTGCTGGAGTATGCGGAACAAGTTCATCACCAGTCCTCTATTATTGAACGTATCGGTATTCCGGATAAATTTGTTGAACATGGCAGTGTGGATGAATTATTAAAAGAAATTCACATGACCCCTGATTATGTAACGGATGTAACGATGGCAGCCATTACACAGGCAGCAGAAAGAGAAACCGTATGA